ACCAGTTTGGGGATGCCAAGGGAATAAAGGAACTCAATATAAGCGAGAAACTGAGGTTCTTCTTCGTGCACGATAGGTGAGGAGTCGAGTATCTCTCGAATCTCCGGAAGCATGGTCTGGAAATCTTTCTCGCGTTGTACGATGGAGTTGAGGCTGTAGTTGGCTGATTCACGGATATCCGACTCGGAATAGATAAACATGATGCGCATCAAATCAGTAAAAGCACGGTACTCGTCTTTGCGATCCAGCCAGGTTTGAGCCCGGTAGAAATATGCCTCTGGCAACAACTCGGAATCAGGATAGAGATCAATGAACAAAGTCAGTTGCGAAATAAGATAAGGAGCCAGATCCTTCTCGTGGCGTTCATAAGTTGCCTTCAAAAAGCTTAAAAACTCTTCCGCCGAATATGGAGGCTGACCTGGTGTTGAAGTCGCTGCAACGATGAGAACAAGAGCCCCGATCGCGATTTTGGTTATGATTCCCATGTGCCGTATCGCTGTATCAGTTAATCCAAGCCTTTGATTATGCAAAGGAAAAGAAATTAAGTCAAGAACTTAGCTTTTCCTAACGAAATATAAACAAAAACGCTCGCAATTGCGAGCGTCTTTAATATCGCAATAATTACCTCACCTTACATGGTGACCGGCATACCCATCCAGGGCCAGATAAATCTCACGAAGATGGCCAGTACCACCATCAGGATTGCCGATGCCGGAAGTCCGGCGCGAAGGAACTCTCCACTGGTGAACTGCCTTGACTCATACGCAATAGCGTTTGGAGCAGCTCCAACGAGGAGCAGGAACGGCATACCTGCCACCGTTAAAGATGAAAACAGAATAACTTCGGGAGCGACGTTGAGATAAGGGGCTATAACCAGGGCTACCGGCAATGATATGGCTATAGCCGCCACGTTCATGATGAAGTTGGTCATGATCAGAACGAACAGCGATACTCCGAGAATAAACAGCAGCCACCCGGCGTTCTTGAGTAAACCGAGCCAGATAATAGCGAGCCATTCGGCCGCCCCGGTTTCCCAGAGGCAGAAACCGATCGACATGGCGCCGCCAAACAGCAGAATGATATTCCACGGGATGTTTTCGAGGTCGTCGATTTTCAGGATACGAGTTGCGAAGAATACGATCGTACTCAACAGAATGATGGCGCTTTTTTCAACGTTCTCCAGACCTGGAATGAACTTCCGAAAACTAAGCATCAGGATAACGATAACGACAGTTGCGAGAGTAACGATTTCAGTTCGACTGATCTTCCCCAGATTTTCGCTGAGTGATTTGACCCGATGTCTCAAGCCGTCGATCCTGCTTCGCTCCGGTTTGAACAGGACCATCATCAATCCCCAGAGGATGAATACCATGACAATACCGATTGGAGCCATGTAGTACGAAAGCTCGAAGAATGATATCTCACGACCGACAATGTCGTTGAAGAAGCCGATAGCCACAGCTCCGCGAGCTGCTCCCAGGAGAGTGATAACGCTGCCTGCTCCGGCAACGAAGGCCATGCCGATAAACAAGCCTTTGCCGAATTTCGTCGGGGTACTGCCGCGTTCGTAAAGGGCATAGACAGCCATGAGCAAAGGATAAACTGCCGCGGCTACAGCAGTATGAGCCATGATCAGGGTCAGGCCGGCAGTCATGATGAAGCAGCCAAGGTAAATCATCGAAGTCCGTTCACCTACCAGCATGAGCATGGAATATGCCATCCGTTTGGTCAGACCGGTACGTGTGAAAGCCATCCCGATGACGATCGATCCGATAATGAACCAGACCGAAGGAACCATAAAATCAGTGAAAGCCTTCTGAGCCGGGCGAATCAGGAACATGGCCTGAACGACTCCGATAACGATCGAGGTGATACCGATAGGGACAACCTCGAACACCCACCAGGTGGCGGCCAAAAGAAACAGTCCGAGAGCGGCTTTAGCTTCCGGTGAAAGGACGAATTCTTTACCCTCGGGATCAACGGCGTTCGGCCAGGCCGGCGACAGATAAACGGCAAAAAACAGAACCAGACCGAGAGCCATCATACAGATTCGCTTCCAGTCGATAGCGGATTTGACCTCAGCCAGGTGGATATCTGTCGGTTTGGGAGGAAGACTGGCGCCGCCGGGGGGCATGGACGGGGGGCCTTTTGGGGTTTCGTTCATAACCTTGCTTACAACTCCGTCAGCTTATGATCATGCTATATCGTTTACAGAAGCAGTTTGCCGACCTCATGAAATACATCAGCACTGCGGACTACACCGACAACACGGTTGTCTTTCACGACCGGCAGTAAATGCAAATCCTCGTTGACCATGATGTGAATTATCTTCGCCAAATGGCTGTCATAAGACACGGTTGCGGCAATCGGTTTGGTCACGACACTAATCGGTTGCTCGGCTTGTTTACGAAAGGCTTCGGGATCCTGAGTATAAGACAGTTCCAGCAAGTCGGGATCAACATCGACATCGAACAACTTACGCTGAGTCTTGGCCGATTCATGTGCGAACGTCGGCTCCAGCCCGCGCAGAATATCGCGTCGCCGAACGATTCCCAGCAGTTGATAACGCTCATCGAAAACCAGGAGGGCGCGCGGAAGGCTCTTGCGGCCGTTGATTTCGATCTCGGCGTTCTCGATTTCCGCAATCGCCTGACGTAGTGTGAACCAATGGGGAATGTGCGGATATTTCTCCAGAGGGATCATGATATCCTCTGCCAACTTGTCGGTCATTAGTGTCTCCTCGGGACAGCCTTTAAGGTTTGTTGCCGTATCGGCCACTTGGTTGTCGCATTCGAACTGAAACGGGTAGCCGGAATTTTGGCTTATTTATCGGTTTGGCCGCAAAGATAAGCAGGGTTCTGCTTGGCGGGCAAGCACTTTCTATCACAATCGCCCCGGCGCCGGTTCATGATCGGGGTGTTTACGACCTATGTCTTAAGTTGACTTTGTTACGAGCTCTCTCTATCCTCAAATCGTCAAGCGAAATCAGGATCATGAATAATGGAAATTGACGAGCTCTTCAGTGTAGGCATGGTCATTCTCCTGGGGTTGTTGGGGGGAAAACTCTCCCACCGGGTCGGAATACCCAAGGTTACCGGTTATATGATTGTCGGGCTTGTTTTTGGTCCCTCGGTCATAGGATTGATTTCCGATACTACCCTCAGCGACATTCACATGATTAACGATATCGCTTTGGGGATGATCCTGTTCGCCATCGGGGGAGAGGTTGACTTGAATCGAATGCGAGCGGTCGGTCGCCAGGTTATTCTCATCGCCGCAGCCGAAAGCCTTGGGGCGATGACTCTGGTGTTCCTGATCGTGCTGGCCATTACCGGCGACTATGGCCTAGCGGTTCTCCTGGGATCGATCAGTATCGCTACCGCTCCCGGGGTGACGCTTCTGGTAGTTCGCGAGTACCGGACGCGCGGAACTTTAACCGAACATCTGCTCGCCGTTGTGGCGCTTAACAACATCTTTTGCCTGGTCGTGTTCCGGCTGTTCTTTGCGTTGTATTCTTATCTGCACGGTGAGCCGGGATTCGTGACTCTGGCATCGCTGGCCAAGGAAATGGCCGGTTCGATCATCATCGGCGGTACGATTGGAGCGATGATCACCTACTGGGAGCAGAAGATCGATGATCTCTCTGAATTACTTCTGGTGATTATCGGCGGTCTTTTACTGGGGATCGGGCTTTCCAAAACGTTTGGGATTTCCTACCTGATCGTGTGCCTGATTATCGGCGCCGTAACCAACAATCTTTCAATGATGCATCGCCTCGTCTATGCCGAACTGCGCCAGACCGAGATGCCGTTCTACATAGCTTTCTTCGTACTTTCGGGAGCTTCATTACATCTGAATTCAATGGCGCATCTGGGTTTACTCGGTATAGCTTATTTAGTGACTCGCCCGCTCGGGAAATATCTGGGAGCTTATCTGGCCGGGCGTAAACTGGGCGCTCCCGATGCGGTTACCAATTTGATGGGGATGGCACTGCTGCCTCAAGC
This is a stretch of genomic DNA from Candidatus Zixiibacteriota bacterium. It encodes these proteins:
- a CDS encoding CBS domain-containing protein gives rise to the protein MTDKLAEDIMIPLEKYPHIPHWFTLRQAIAEIENAEIEINGRKSLPRALLVFDERYQLLGIVRRRDILRGLEPTFAHESAKTQRKLFDVDVDPDLLELSYTQDPEAFRKQAEQPISVVTKPIAATVSYDSHLAKIIHIMVNEDLHLLPVVKDNRVVGVVRSADVFHEVGKLLL
- a CDS encoding SLC13 family permease yields the protein MMALGLVLFFAVYLSPAWPNAVDPEGKEFVLSPEAKAALGLFLLAATWWVFEVVPIGITSIVIGVVQAMFLIRPAQKAFTDFMVPSVWFIIGSIVIGMAFTRTGLTKRMAYSMLMLVGERTSMIYLGCFIMTAGLTLIMAHTAVAAAVYPLLMAVYALYERGSTPTKFGKGLFIGMAFVAGAGSVITLLGAARGAVAIGFFNDIVGREISFFELSYYMAPIGIVMVFILWGLMMVLFKPERSRIDGLRHRVKSLSENLGKISRTEIVTLATVVIVILMLSFRKFIPGLENVEKSAIILLSTIVFFATRILKIDDLENIPWNIILLFGGAMSIGFCLWETGAAEWLAIIWLGLLKNAGWLLFILGVSLFVLIMTNFIMNVAAIAISLPVALVIAPYLNVAPEVILFSSLTVAGMPFLLLVGAAPNAIAYESRQFTSGEFLRAGLPASAILMVVLAIFVRFIWPWMGMPVTM
- a CDS encoding cation:proton antiporter — protein: MEIDELFSVGMVILLGLLGGKLSHRVGIPKVTGYMIVGLVFGPSVIGLISDTTLSDIHMINDIALGMILFAIGGEVDLNRMRAVGRQVILIAAAESLGAMTLVFLIVLAITGDYGLAVLLGSISIATAPGVTLLVVREYRTRGTLTEHLLAVVALNNIFCLVVFRLFFALYSYLHGEPGFVTLASLAKEMAGSIIIGGTIGAMITYWEQKIDDLSELLLVIIGGLLLGIGLSKTFGISYLIVCLIIGAVTNNLSMMHRLVYAELRQTEMPFYIAFFVLSGASLHLNSMAHLGLLGIAYLVTRPLGKYLGAYLAGRKLGAPDAVTNLMGMALLPQAGVAIGMVLTVSEVNPDLGRVIGTVILSSVIVYEGVGPFLTRLALSRAHEIYLKE